The following are encoded together in the Peromyscus leucopus breed LL Stock chromosome 1, UCI_PerLeu_2.1, whole genome shotgun sequence genome:
- the Tbc1d10c gene encoding carabin has translation MGGDHGPGTRASRKSLIEEGGSPPPPGRGPQQAAEAETEEEVRGGGEVQQGACDTGVQGTMAQALGEELALPSELQDDSSSLGSDSELSGPSPYRQADRYGFIGGNSAEPGPGHPPADLIRQREMKWVEMTSHWEKTMSRRYKKVKIQCRKGIPSALRARCWPLLCGARLCQKNNPGTYQELAGAPGDPQWMETIGRDLHRQFPLHEMFVSPQGHGQQGLLQVLKAYTLYRPEQGYCQAQGPVAAVLLMHLPPEEAFWCLVQICEVYLPGYYGPHMEAVQLDAEVFMALLRRLLPRVYKHLLQAGVGPLLYLPEWFLCLFTRSLPFPTVLRIWDAFLSEGAKVLFRVGLTLMRLALGTVEQRTACPGLLETLGALRAIPATQLQEEAFMSQVHSVALSERDLQREIRIQLAQLPKSSPGPAPLPQARLPGAQAIFESQQLAGVRGSTKPEIPRIVVQPPEEPRPPRRKPQTRGKTFHGLLTRARGPPIEGPSRSHRGSASFLDTRF, from the exons ATGGGAGGAGATCATGGCCCGGGCACTAGGGCAAGCAGGAAGAGCCTCATAGAGGAAGGGGGGAGTCCCCCCCCACCTGGGAGGGGCCCCCAACAGGCTGCTGAAGCTGAGACTGAGGAGGAAGTGAGAGGAGGAGGTGAGGTGCAGCAAGGAG CCTGTGACACTGGGGTCCAGGGCACAATGGCCCAGGCCCTGGGGGAAGAGCTGGCGCTGCCGTCAGAACTACAGGATGATTCTAGCTCGCTAGGGTCTGACTCAGAGCTGAGTGGGCCTAGTCCGTATCGCCAGGCTGACCGTTATGGCTTCATTGGGGGCAACTCAGCAGAACCGGG GCCTGGTCACCCCCCTGCAGACCTCATCCGCCAGCGGGAGATGAAGTGGGTGGAGATGACCTCACACTGGGAGAAGACCATGTCTCGACGATACAAGAAG GTCAAGATACAGTGCCGCAAGGGCATCCCCTCAGCCCTGAGGGCCCGGTGTTGGCCCCTGCTCTGTGGGGCCCGGCTGTGCCAGAAGAACAACCCTGGCACCTATCAG GAGTTGGCAGGGGCCCCTGGAGACCCGCAGTGGATGGAGACCATTGGCAGGGACCTGCACCGCCAGTTCCCTCTGCACGAGATGTTTGTGTCACCCCAGGGACACGG GCAGCAGGGGCTGCTGCAGGTTCTCAAGGCCTACACCCTGTACCGGCCGGAACAGGGCTATTGCCAGGCTCAGGGGCCTGTAGCTGCCGTACTGCTTATGCATCTGCCCCCAGAG GAAGCCTTCTGGTGCTTGGTGCAGATCTGCGAGGTCTACCTCCCGGGCTACTATGGGCCCCACATG GAGGCAGTGCAGCTGGACGCTGAGGTGTTCATGGCCCTTCTGCGGCGACTGCTTCCCCGTGTGTACAAGCACCTGCTGCAGGCAGGCGTTGGGCCCCTGCTCTACCTGCCGGAGTGGTTCCTGTGCCTCTTCACCCGCTCGCTGCCCTTCCCCACGGTGCTGCGCATCTGGGATGCCTTCCTCAGTGAGG GTGCCAAGGTCCTCTTCCGCGTGGGGCTGACATTGATGCGGCTGGCACTGGGTACCGTGGAGCAGCGCACGGCATGCCCAGGGCTCTTGGAGACACTGGGGGCCCTTCGAGCCATCCCCGCCACCCAGCTGCAGGAAGAGGCCTTCATGTCCCAG GTACACAGTGTAGCCCTGTCTGAGCGAGATCTGCAACGGGAAATCAGGATCCAGCTAGCCCAGCTGCCCAAGTCATCTCCTGGGCCAGCACCTCTGCCACAGGCCCGCCTTCCTGGGGCCCAAGCCATCTTTGAGTCCCAGCAGCTGGCAGGGGTTCGAGGAAGCACCAAACCTGAGATACCCCGAATAGTGGTGCAGCCCCCAGAGGAGCCCAGGCCACCACGGCGCAAGCCACAGACCCGTGGCAAGACTTTCCATGGGCTCCTGACAAGGGCCCGGGGACCCCCTATTGAGGGTCCCTCCAGATCCCACCGAGGCTCCGCCTCTTTCCTGGACACCCGCTTCTGA